From the Hymenobacter yonginensis genome, one window contains:
- a CDS encoding serine hydrolase domain-containing protein, producing MKHLVLLLWALLTAARLVAQPAPFVPDNGITSPFHRAHVGEILFSSQAVAPDAYTDAAFTQSSLFTPKSSLFITVFLGTSLTNALHELAPNATAEDLVKQGNYQFTFYVDQRQVFVSNLHPGAPYATLKNTETVWHKPLVNNQTTTSWWSQSLWNRFWAGGGEQALTEGRHVLRVEIRPYLQTTTLQVGPLLASGQITLHMKTPIIDVSTVRLTPLLPYPGLPVSTQSFDVNKIKALKGNIEAGVFKAITSVVVIKDGQLLVEEYFNGATRHTLHDPRSVGKSFASALTGMAIADGFLPNESQTLGQLYNLKQYPHFTPAKARITLGELLTMRSAFAGNDDDSDSPGNEENMYPTADWAKFALSLPLDSIRPRGQWAYFTAGTILLGDVLQHHVAGGLEAYADRRLFRPLGITEYQWQYTPQHVANTAGGLQLRALDFAKFGQLYQNGGKWQGQQLLPAAWVTKTFTKHVAIPNRSNEFYGYLFWNKTYQVQGKAYETFYCAGNGGNKIFVFQNQPLVVVVTATAYGTAYAHPQVDKMMADFILPAVLGTGTGKAVIRSTSSDPAGKRR from the coding sequence ATGAAACATCTTGTATTGTTGCTGTGGGCACTGCTCACGGCCGCCCGGCTCGTTGCCCAGCCCGCCCCGTTTGTTCCCGACAACGGCATTACCTCGCCTTTTCACCGGGCTCACGTCGGAGAAATCCTTTTCAGTAGCCAGGCAGTGGCGCCCGACGCTTACACCGACGCGGCGTTTACCCAATCCAGCCTGTTTACCCCGAAGAGCAGCCTGTTCATTACCGTGTTTCTAGGTACTTCCCTGACCAATGCCCTGCACGAACTGGCCCCGAACGCAACGGCAGAAGACTTGGTGAAACAGGGTAACTACCAGTTTACTTTTTATGTGGACCAGCGGCAGGTGTTCGTGAGCAACCTGCACCCCGGCGCACCCTATGCCACCCTCAAAAACACGGAAACGGTGTGGCACAAACCGCTGGTGAACAACCAGACGACCACCAGCTGGTGGAGCCAGTCGCTGTGGAATCGGTTCTGGGCCGGCGGCGGCGAACAAGCCTTGACCGAGGGCCGGCACGTGCTCCGGGTAGAAATCCGGCCGTACCTGCAAACCACCACGCTGCAGGTAGGGCCCCTGCTGGCCAGCGGGCAAATAACGCTGCATATGAAAACGCCCATCATCGACGTCAGCACCGTTCGTTTAACCCCGCTCCTGCCGTATCCGGGACTGCCTGTTTCCACGCAGTCGTTTGACGTCAACAAAATCAAAGCCTTGAAAGGCAACATTGAGGCGGGCGTGTTCAAAGCCATTACCAGCGTAGTAGTCATCAAGGATGGGCAGCTGCTGGTAGAGGAGTACTTCAACGGGGCCACCCGGCATACCCTGCACGACCCTCGGTCGGTAGGAAAGTCCTTTGCCTCCGCCCTCACCGGAATGGCCATTGCCGACGGATTTCTGCCCAACGAATCCCAGACGTTGGGCCAATTGTACAACCTGAAGCAATACCCCCATTTTACCCCGGCCAAGGCGCGTATCACGCTGGGCGAGCTGCTCACCATGCGGTCCGCATTTGCGGGCAACGATGATGACTCCGATTCGCCCGGCAACGAGGAGAACATGTACCCCACGGCGGATTGGGCAAAATTCGCGCTCAGCCTGCCCCTGGATTCCATCAGGCCCCGCGGGCAGTGGGCTTATTTTACGGCCGGCACCATCCTGCTGGGCGACGTACTGCAGCACCACGTGGCCGGGGGGCTGGAAGCATACGCCGACCGCAGGCTCTTTCGCCCCTTGGGCATCACGGAGTATCAGTGGCAGTATACGCCTCAGCACGTGGCAAATACGGCTGGCGGCCTTCAACTCCGCGCGCTGGACTTCGCTAAATTCGGTCAGCTGTACCAGAACGGCGGAAAATGGCAAGGGCAGCAACTGCTGCCCGCCGCCTGGGTTACCAAAACCTTTACCAAACACGTAGCCATTCCCAACCGCAGTAACGAGTTCTATGGGTACCTGTTCTGGAACAAGACGTACCAGGTGCAAGGCAAGGCCTACGAAACCTTCTACTGCGCGGGCAACGGTGGCAATAAGATATTTGTATTCCAGAACCAGCCGTTGGTGGTGGTGGTGACGGCCACCGCCTACGGAACCGCCTACGCACACCCGCAGGTGGACAAGATGATGGCCGACTTTATTCTGCCGGCTGTGCTGGGCACCGGCACCGGTAAGGCCGTTATTCGTTCTACCTCATCGGACCCCGCGGGCAAGCGCCGCTAG
- a CDS encoding nucleotidyltransferase domain-containing protein, translating into MYARIQTALTQLEATHNIRILYACESGSRAWGFPSPDSDYDVRFIYAHPADWYLTLDDGPDTLSFPVDDELDLGGWELRKTLKLLRGSNAALFEWLQSPVVYREAAGFRAALQPLLTACWNPRAGLHHYLGQLRRGVEEDLTGEQMRLKRLFYALRSALAARWMQRYPDQVPPMEFAQLRELLPPALNSIVDELLNQKATANEKTTVPRPAALVAYLQQEYEAGQAARATLPVPHQSNPTPALDAVLRAWL; encoded by the coding sequence ATGTACGCCCGCATCCAAACCGCCCTCACCCAGCTCGAAGCCACGCACAACATCCGTATTCTATACGCATGCGAGTCGGGCAGCCGAGCCTGGGGCTTTCCCTCGCCCGATTCCGACTACGACGTGCGCTTTATCTACGCCCACCCGGCCGACTGGTACCTGACCCTTGATGATGGCCCCGACACGCTCAGCTTCCCCGTGGACGACGAGCTGGACCTGGGTGGCTGGGAGCTGCGCAAGACGCTGAAGCTGCTGCGCGGCTCCAACGCGGCACTTTTCGAGTGGCTCCAGTCGCCGGTGGTGTACCGGGAGGCGGCTGGGTTTCGGGCGGCACTGCAGCCGCTGCTGACCGCCTGCTGGAACCCCCGGGCCGGCCTGCACCACTACCTGGGCCAGCTGCGGCGCGGGGTAGAGGAGGACCTGACCGGCGAGCAGATGCGTCTGAAGCGGCTGTTCTACGCCTTACGCTCGGCCCTGGCCGCCCGCTGGATGCAGCGTTATCCTGACCAAGTGCCGCCGATGGAGTTTGCCCAACTGCGGGAACTGCTGCCCCCGGCCCTGAACAGCATTGTGGATGAGCTGCTTAACCAGAAAGCTACTGCCAACGAGAAAACCACCGTGCCCCGGCCGGCGGCGCTGGTAGCCTACCTGCAGCAGGAATACGAAGCCGGCCAGGCCGCTCGCGCCACCCTGCCCGTCCCGCACCAGTCCAATCCCACGCCGGCCCTGGATGCCGTGCTCCGGGCCTGGCTGTAG
- a CDS encoding 3' terminal RNA ribose 2'-O-methyltransferase Hen1: protein MLLTITTTHQPATDLGYLLHKNPARLQTLELTAGQAHIFYPEATPERCTVAVLLDIDPVGLVRGQKGAATEGFALAQYVNDRPYVASSFLSTALAKAFNTAMNGTCQDRPELPDALLPLEVSVAVVPAAGPAQLHRLFAPLGYEIETEAHPLDPTRPEWGDSRYYTLRLRHPALRLRDLLTHLYVLLPVLDNNKHYYIGPAEAEKLLLRGGEWLPRHPEREFITRRYLRFAEYVNPTLARLLAVEKDAEDDEPAAELTPDSPQSATPGQKLHDQRLDRVAEIIRELGAKRVLDLGCGEGKLVRRLLLQPQIEHVLALDVSWRELERARQRLHLAEMPPRQRERLTLAQGSVLYHDERLADYDAAAVVEVIEHLDENRLAAFEQVIFARARPGSVLVTTPNADYNQRYETLSAGDFRHADHRFEWTRAEFAAWAAGVAGRHGYRVRLEPLGPEAAEVGAPSQLAVFER from the coding sequence ATGCTGCTCACCATTACCACCACCCACCAGCCCGCCACCGACCTGGGCTACCTGCTGCACAAGAACCCCGCCCGCCTCCAGACGCTGGAGCTCACCGCCGGGCAGGCCCATATCTTCTACCCCGAAGCCACGCCCGAGCGCTGCACCGTGGCCGTGCTGCTCGACATCGACCCCGTAGGGCTGGTGCGCGGCCAGAAGGGCGCCGCCACCGAGGGCTTCGCGCTGGCCCAGTACGTCAACGACCGGCCCTACGTGGCGTCGTCGTTTCTGAGCACGGCCCTGGCCAAAGCCTTCAACACGGCCATGAACGGCACCTGCCAGGACCGCCCCGAGCTGCCCGATGCGCTGCTGCCGCTGGAAGTTTCCGTGGCCGTGGTGCCGGCTGCCGGCCCCGCGCAGCTGCACCGCCTGTTTGCGCCGCTGGGCTACGAAATCGAAACCGAGGCGCACCCGCTCGACCCCACCCGGCCGGAGTGGGGCGACAGCCGCTACTACACGCTGCGGCTGCGCCACCCCGCCCTGCGCCTGCGCGACCTGCTCACGCACCTCTACGTGCTGCTGCCGGTGCTCGACAACAACAAGCACTACTACATCGGGCCGGCCGAGGCCGAGAAGCTGCTGCTGCGCGGCGGCGAGTGGCTGCCGCGCCACCCCGAGCGGGAGTTCATCACGCGCCGCTACCTGCGCTTCGCCGAGTATGTGAACCCCACGCTGGCGCGCCTGCTGGCCGTGGAGAAAGATGCCGAGGATGACGAGCCCGCCGCTGAGCTGACCCCTGACAGCCCGCAATCCGCAACTCCCGGCCAGAAGCTCCACGACCAGCGCCTGGACCGCGTGGCCGAGATAATCCGGGAGCTGGGGGCGAAGCGGGTACTGGATCTGGGCTGCGGCGAAGGCAAGCTGGTGCGCCGGCTGCTGCTGCAGCCCCAGATTGAGCACGTGCTGGCCCTGGATGTGAGCTGGCGGGAGCTGGAGCGGGCCCGGCAGCGCCTGCACCTCGCGGAAATGCCCCCGCGCCAGCGCGAGCGGCTCACCCTGGCTCAGGGCTCGGTGCTGTACCACGATGAGCGCCTGGCCGACTACGACGCGGCGGCCGTGGTGGAAGTCATCGAGCACCTCGACGAAAACCGGCTGGCCGCCTTCGAGCAGGTGATATTCGCCCGGGCCCGCCCCGGCAGCGTGCTCGTCACCACCCCCAATGCCGACTACAACCAGCGCTACGAAACCCTCTCGGCCGGCGACTTCCGCCACGCTGACCACCGCTTCGAGTGGACGCGGGCCGAGTTTGCCGCCTGGGCCGCCGGCGTGGCCGGGCGCCACGGCTACCGGGTGCGCCTGGAGCCGCTGGGCCCGGAAGCCGCCGAAGTGGGCGCGCCCTCACAGCTGGCCGTGTTTGAGCGGTAG
- a CDS encoding GNAT family N-acetyltransferase, which translates to MSATLVQLRPTQEADLPHLFTFQLDAEACRLAAFVPAENADQTAYLAKFRRFLLNPTIHMQSILVAGELAGSISKFEIEGEAELTYWLDRRYWGRGVATAALRQFLELEPARPLRGRVAFDNFGSRKVLENCGFVPIGTDTGFAPARQMEVEEVIYQLS; encoded by the coding sequence ATGTCGGCTACCCTTGTACAATTGCGGCCCACCCAGGAGGCCGATTTACCGCACCTCTTCACGTTTCAGCTGGATGCCGAAGCCTGCCGCCTGGCCGCCTTCGTACCCGCCGAAAACGCTGACCAAACCGCCTACCTCGCCAAATTCCGCCGTTTTCTGCTCAACCCCACCATCCATATGCAAAGCATTCTGGTAGCCGGGGAGCTGGCGGGCAGCATCTCCAAGTTTGAAATCGAAGGCGAAGCCGAACTCACCTACTGGCTCGACCGGCGCTACTGGGGCCGGGGTGTGGCCACGGCTGCGCTGCGGCAGTTTCTGGAGCTGGAGCCCGCCCGTCCCCTGCGGGGCCGGGTCGCCTTCGACAACTTCGGCTCCCGGAAAGTGCTGGAAAACTGCGGCTTCGTGCCAATCGGCACCGATACAGGCTTCGCCCCGGCCCGGCAGATGGAAGTGGAAGAGGTTATCTACCAGCTTTCCTAG
- a CDS encoding M28 family metallopeptidase: protein MALSRLLPPSLLLGLALAGCQSKPAATETAATATPAAGPDTATAIGAASISRYLRAVSSDEMLGRKPFTEGETRSTQYLADEFRRLGLQPGPNGTYFQPVPLVEITGAPAPALLIKGQGQPLSLAYKTDFVTFTQREQPTVSLQNSPLVFAGYGVVAPEYGWDDYAGLDAKGKTVVVLVNDPGNAGQDSTLFKGRAMTYYGRWTYKYEEAARHGAAAVLIVHDTQPAAYPWSVVLSGAVSPKLRPQTDNKGADKCALEGWLTLDAAKRLFQAAGQNYDQLYAAANTKGFKPRALSGLTLSGSIQNKLRRQTSRNVLAVLPGTTRPSEYILYSAHWDHFGIGKAIQGDSIYNGAVDDGTGLAALLSIAEAFQKSPQKPQRSIVFLAVTAEEQGLLGSAYYAQHPPFPLNKTVADLNMDMLWPYGPMKDLTVIGYGQSELEDYARAAAREQDRYVLPDQTPETGMFYRSDHFNFAHVGVPSLYASGGFESRTQGKQWIADKRRAYTANMYHKPADQFDPTWDLSGIAQDAQLYFRVGQRLASETTFPKWREGSEFRAARERSMGGK from the coding sequence ATGGCACTGTCTCGCCTGCTTCCTCCCTCCCTCCTGCTCGGCCTGGCCCTGGCCGGCTGCCAGTCGAAGCCCGCCGCCACCGAAACGGCCGCCACCGCTACCCCGGCCGCCGGCCCGGATACTGCTACTGCCATCGGGGCGGCCAGCATCAGCAGGTATCTGCGGGCGGTGTCGTCGGATGAGATGCTGGGGCGCAAGCCGTTTACCGAGGGCGAGACGCGCAGCACCCAGTATCTGGCCGATGAGTTCCGGCGCCTCGGCCTGCAGCCGGGGCCCAACGGCACGTATTTCCAGCCGGTGCCGCTGGTGGAAATTACCGGCGCGCCCGCCCCGGCCCTGCTCATCAAGGGCCAGGGTCAGCCGCTGAGCCTGGCCTATAAGACGGATTTCGTGACCTTCACCCAGCGTGAGCAGCCCACGGTGAGCTTGCAGAACTCGCCGCTGGTGTTTGCCGGCTACGGCGTGGTGGCCCCCGAGTACGGCTGGGACGACTACGCGGGCCTCGACGCGAAGGGCAAAACCGTGGTGGTGCTGGTGAATGACCCCGGCAACGCGGGCCAGGATTCTACCCTGTTCAAGGGCCGGGCCATGACGTACTACGGCCGCTGGACCTACAAATACGAGGAAGCCGCCCGCCACGGGGCCGCCGCCGTGCTCATCGTGCACGATACCCAGCCGGCCGCCTACCCCTGGAGCGTGGTGCTGAGCGGGGCCGTGAGCCCCAAGCTGCGCCCCCAAACCGACAACAAAGGCGCCGACAAGTGCGCCCTGGAAGGCTGGCTGACGCTGGACGCGGCCAAACGGCTGTTCCAGGCCGCCGGCCAGAACTACGACCAACTGTACGCTGCGGCCAATACCAAGGGCTTTAAGCCGCGCGCATTGAGCGGGCTTACGCTCTCGGGCAGCATTCAGAACAAGCTCCGCCGCCAGACCTCGCGCAACGTGCTGGCCGTGCTGCCCGGCACTACTCGCCCCAGCGAGTACATTCTTTACTCGGCCCACTGGGACCATTTCGGCATCGGCAAAGCCATTCAGGGCGACTCCATCTACAACGGGGCCGTGGACGACGGCACCGGCCTGGCTGCGCTGCTGAGCATTGCCGAGGCCTTCCAGAAAAGCCCGCAGAAGCCTCAGCGCAGCATCGTGTTTCTGGCCGTTACGGCCGAGGAGCAGGGTTTGCTGGGCTCGGCCTACTACGCCCAGCACCCGCCCTTCCCGCTCAACAAAACCGTGGCCGACCTGAACATGGACATGCTCTGGCCCTACGGCCCGATGAAGGACCTGACGGTTATCGGCTACGGCCAATCGGAGCTGGAGGACTACGCCCGCGCGGCGGCCCGGGAGCAGGACCGCTACGTGCTGCCCGACCAGACGCCCGAAACCGGCATGTTCTACCGCTCCGACCACTTCAACTTCGCCCACGTGGGCGTGCCCTCGCTCTACGCCAGCGGCGGCTTCGAAAGCCGCACCCAGGGCAAGCAGTGGATTGCCGACAAGCGCCGCGCCTACACCGCCAACATGTACCACAAGCCCGCCGACCAGTTCGACCCCACCTGGGACCTCTCGGGCATTGCCCAGGACGCCCAGCTCTACTTCCGCGTGGGCCAGCGCCTGGCCTCGGAAACCACCTTCCCGAAGTGGCGCGAAGGCTCGGAGTTCCGGGCGGCGCGGGAACGGAGCATGGGCGGGAAGTAG
- a CDS encoding polynucleotide kinase-phosphatase, producing the protein MPQSTTSLKLPELSLVLLIGTSGAGKSTFARRLFSATEIVSSDQCRALVADDENDQSATPEAFALLHYLVGLRLKRGLLTVVDATNVQPEARKTLIQLARDYHVLPTAVVLDVPDRLAEDRNQARAERQHLGRHVIPNQRQQLRRSLKFLKQEGFRHIYHLRGPEEVDAVQTIQRDPLYSNRKQETGPFDIIGDVHGCYQELVQLLAQLGYAVEETPVLDARDLGVRVTRRRDAKYCVSSLNDAEPADTSTDISNDATSTIASLQPPRRVLFLGDLVDRGPASPQVLRLVMSMVRDGLALCVPGNHDIKLLRYLNGKQVNEKHGFAETVQQLALESDMFKSQVRQFLDGLVSHYVLDGGKLVVAHAGMREEMQGRGSGAVRAFALFGETTGEIDEFGLPVRYNWAAEYRGRAMVVYGHTPVPAPEWLNNTIDIDTGCVFGGRLTALRYPERELVSVPAAQVYCEPVRPLAGSSLSVSRLSLLDADGQPDPNNSTRETNNEQQTTKNELSAQQQHDDLLDLQDVLGKQIIKTRLLPSVTIREENAAAALEVMSRFALNPKWLLYLPPTMSPSETSVLPDLLEHPAEAFDYFRRQGLERVVCEEKHMGSRVVVVLARSEDAARRRFGVVGEGPGKVYTRTGRNFFTDATLEAAFLTRLQDALTASSFWERFSTDWVCLDAELLPWSAKAQELIKNQYAAVAAAATAALPEAAAVLTQAAARGLDGAEALLARTTARQSAAQHYAEAYRRYCWPVDSLADLRLAPFHLLATEGRTYFDKDHAWHMETLRAVCLADEGLLRATPYRVVQLQDIADVEAATQWWLDLTAAGGEGMVVKPYDFIPAGQKQLVQPALKCRGREYLRIIYGPDYLLPGNLERLRERNVKSKRNLALREFALGVEGLERFVSGAPLREVHQCVFGVLALESEAVDPRL; encoded by the coding sequence ATGCCCCAATCTACCACCTCCCTTAAGCTTCCCGAACTTTCTCTCGTCCTGCTCATTGGCACCTCCGGGGCCGGCAAATCCACGTTTGCGCGGCGGCTGTTTTCGGCCACCGAAATTGTGTCGTCGGACCAGTGCCGGGCGCTGGTGGCCGATGATGAGAATGACCAGTCGGCCACGCCGGAGGCCTTTGCGCTGCTGCACTACTTGGTGGGCCTGCGCCTGAAGCGCGGTTTGCTGACGGTGGTGGACGCCACCAACGTGCAGCCCGAAGCCCGCAAGACCCTGATTCAGCTGGCCCGCGACTACCACGTGCTGCCCACCGCCGTCGTCCTCGACGTGCCCGACCGCCTGGCCGAGGACCGCAACCAGGCCCGGGCCGAGCGCCAGCACCTGGGTCGCCACGTTATCCCGAACCAGCGCCAGCAGCTGCGCCGCAGTCTTAAATTCCTCAAACAGGAAGGCTTCCGCCACATCTACCACCTGCGCGGCCCCGAGGAAGTGGACGCCGTGCAAACCATCCAGCGCGACCCGCTCTACAGCAACCGCAAGCAGGAAACTGGTCCTTTCGACATCATCGGCGACGTGCACGGCTGCTACCAGGAGCTGGTGCAGCTGCTCGCGCAGCTGGGCTACGCCGTGGAGGAAACGCCCGTGCTAGATGCGCGCGACCTAGGCGTGCGCGTAACGCGCCGTAGAGACGCAAAATATTGCGTCTCGTCGTTGAACGACGCGGAACCGGCCGACACCTCAACCGACATCAGCAACGACGCGACTTCAACTATTGCGTCTCTACAGCCGCCGCGCCGCGTGCTGTTCCTCGGCGACCTGGTGGACCGGGGGCCGGCCTCGCCGCAGGTGCTACGGCTGGTGATGAGCATGGTGCGCGACGGCCTGGCGCTGTGCGTGCCCGGCAACCACGACATCAAGCTGCTGCGCTACCTCAACGGCAAGCAGGTCAACGAAAAGCACGGTTTCGCCGAAACGGTGCAGCAGCTGGCCCTGGAGTCCGACATGTTCAAGAGCCAGGTGCGGCAGTTTCTGGATGGGTTGGTGAGCCATTACGTGCTCGACGGCGGCAAGCTGGTGGTGGCCCACGCGGGCATGCGCGAGGAAATGCAGGGCCGCGGCTCGGGCGCCGTGCGCGCCTTCGCGCTGTTCGGCGAAACCACCGGCGAAATCGACGAGTTTGGCCTGCCGGTGCGCTACAACTGGGCCGCCGAGTACCGGGGCCGGGCCATGGTGGTGTACGGCCACACGCCCGTGCCCGCGCCCGAGTGGCTCAACAACACCATCGACATCGACACGGGCTGCGTATTCGGTGGCCGCCTCACCGCCCTGCGCTACCCCGAGCGGGAGCTGGTATCCGTGCCCGCCGCTCAGGTGTACTGCGAGCCGGTTCGGCCGTTGGCAGGTTCTTCGTTATCCGTTTCTCGTCTTTCGTTGCTTGATGCGGATGGTCAACCAGACCCGAACAACTCAACACGGGAAACGAATAACGAACAACAAACAACGAAAAACGAGCTTTCCGCTCAACAGCAGCACGACGACCTGCTGGATTTGCAGGATGTGCTGGGCAAGCAGATCATCAAGACGCGGCTGCTGCCATCGGTGACCATTCGGGAGGAAAACGCGGCGGCGGCGCTGGAGGTGATGAGCCGGTTTGCGCTGAATCCGAAGTGGCTGCTGTACTTGCCGCCCACCATGAGCCCCTCGGAAACTTCGGTGCTGCCGGATCTGCTGGAGCACCCGGCCGAAGCCTTCGACTACTTCCGCCGCCAGGGCCTGGAGCGGGTGGTGTGTGAGGAAAAGCACATGGGCAGCCGCGTGGTAGTGGTGTTGGCCCGCAGTGAGGACGCCGCCCGCCGCCGCTTCGGGGTAGTGGGCGAAGGGCCGGGCAAGGTGTACACCCGCACCGGTCGCAACTTCTTCACCGACGCCACGCTGGAAGCCGCTTTCCTCACGCGCCTGCAGGATGCTCTCACGGCCAGCAGCTTCTGGGAGCGGTTCAGCACCGACTGGGTTTGCCTGGATGCCGAGCTGCTGCCGTGGTCGGCCAAGGCCCAGGAGCTGATCAAAAACCAGTACGCCGCCGTGGCCGCTGCTGCCACCGCCGCCCTGCCCGAAGCCGCCGCCGTTCTCACCCAGGCCGCCGCCCGCGGCCTCGATGGGGCGGAGGCGCTGCTGGCCCGCACCACTGCCCGCCAGTCGGCCGCCCAGCACTACGCCGAGGCCTACCGCCGCTACTGCTGGCCCGTGGACAGCTTGGCCGATCTGCGCCTGGCCCCGTTCCACCTGCTCGCCACTGAAGGCCGCACCTACTTCGATAAAGACCACGCCTGGCACATGGAAACCCTGCGCGCTGTGTGCCTGGCCGATGAAGGCCTGCTCCGCGCCACGCCCTACCGCGTGGTGCAACTGCAGGATATTGCCGACGTGGAAGCCGCCACCCAATGGTGGCTGGACCTCACGGCCGCTGGGGGCGAAGGCATGGTGGTGAAGCCCTACGACTTCATCCCCGCGGGCCAGAAACAGCTGGTGCAGCCGGCCCTCAAGTGCCGCGGCCGCGAGTACCTGCGCATCATCTACGGCCCCGACTACCTGCTGCCCGGCAACCTGGAGCGCCTGCGCGAGCGAAACGTGAAAAGCAAGCGCAACCTGGCCCTGCGCGAATTCGCCCTGGGCGTGGAAGGCCTCGAACGGTTCGTATCCGGCGCCCCGCTGCGCGAGGTACACCAGTGCGTATTCGGCGTGCTGGCCCTGGAAAGCGAAGCCGTGGACCCGCGGCTGTAG
- a CDS encoding helix-turn-helix transcriptional regulator, giving the protein MHQLSTGQFYGQTNGLLQVGQLTLTDTEYTHEHVDWHYHENAYFTFILAGRVLEGDRKQLQPYAAGSLLFHHWQEAHYNRKPPGYTRGFHIEVPPAWFESVGLASCAVQGSLHVQEPAVKHSIYQIFRETRLHDSTSALAIESLLTTGLQHLARTVEHASRVAPPWVGRIRELLHDAPLTPWTLTELAAEAGIHPAHLSRGFPRYFSCTLGQYVRRLRVQRALALFSDPQQSLLDIALACGFYDQSHFIRCFRAVMHERPARYRQLLGREPRPGLR; this is encoded by the coding sequence ATGCACCAATTAAGCACCGGCCAGTTTTACGGGCAAACCAATGGTTTGCTGCAGGTAGGACAACTGACGCTCACGGACACAGAATATACCCATGAGCACGTAGACTGGCACTACCACGAAAACGCGTATTTTACCTTTATTCTGGCGGGGCGGGTATTGGAGGGTGACCGGAAGCAGTTGCAGCCGTATGCCGCGGGCAGCCTGCTGTTCCACCACTGGCAGGAAGCACACTATAACCGCAAGCCGCCGGGCTACACCCGGGGATTCCACATTGAGGTGCCGCCGGCCTGGTTTGAATCGGTGGGGCTGGCATCCTGCGCCGTGCAGGGCAGCCTCCACGTTCAGGAGCCGGCCGTTAAGCATAGCATCTACCAGATTTTCCGGGAAACCCGACTGCACGACTCGACCAGTGCGCTGGCTATCGAATCCCTGTTGACCACGGGGCTGCAGCACCTGGCCCGCACGGTGGAGCACGCCTCGCGGGTGGCTCCGCCCTGGGTTGGCAGAATACGGGAGCTGCTGCACGACGCGCCCCTTACTCCCTGGACGTTAACCGAGCTGGCCGCCGAGGCAGGCATTCACCCGGCGCATCTGTCCAGGGGCTTTCCCCGGTATTTTTCCTGCACGCTGGGCCAGTACGTGCGCCGCCTGCGCGTGCAACGGGCTCTGGCGCTGTTTTCTGACCCTCAGCAGTCGTTGCTGGACATTGCCCTGGCATGCGGTTTTTACGACCAGAGCCATTTCATCCGCTGCTTCCGCGCCGTTATGCACGAGCGGCCCGCGCGCTATCGGCAGCTGCTGGGGCGGGAGCCACGCCCGGGGCTACGTTAA
- a CDS encoding DNA polymerase beta superfamily protein has product MLTIDDLRQRGLILFEALSGSRAYGTDLPHSDVDLKGVFILPETEFYGLDYVPQVANATNDEVYYELRRFVELLLKSNPTALELLASPADCVRLRHPLFEVFQVEDFLSQLCRQSFAEYAVAQIRKAKGLNKKINHPEPPARKSVLDFCYVTVGAGAQPVATWLARRGYAASQCGLANVNHLHDLYALFVDETPDGRHGYRGLLRDAETSQDVLLSAVPKGETPVAYLSFNRNGYSTYCRVFREYQEWEQKRNPERYQNTVQHGKNYDAKNMLHVFRLLGMAEEIATTGRLHVRRPNREFLLQIRRGEFEYEQLVAEAEALVTRVEASFAASGLPETPDREAAEKLLVQVRRAWYAA; this is encoded by the coding sequence ATGCTGACTATCGACGACCTGCGCCAGCGGGGCCTGATCCTGTTTGAAGCCCTGAGCGGCAGCCGCGCCTACGGCACCGACCTGCCCCACTCCGACGTGGACCTAAAGGGCGTGTTCATCCTGCCCGAAACCGAGTTCTACGGCCTCGACTACGTGCCCCAGGTAGCCAACGCCACCAACGACGAGGTGTACTACGAGCTGCGCCGATTCGTGGAGCTGCTGCTCAAAAGCAACCCCACGGCCCTGGAGCTGCTGGCCTCGCCCGCGGACTGCGTGCGGCTGCGGCATCCGCTGTTCGAGGTGTTTCAGGTGGAGGATTTCCTCTCGCAGCTGTGCCGCCAGAGCTTCGCCGAGTACGCCGTGGCTCAGATTCGCAAAGCCAAGGGCCTCAACAAGAAAATCAACCACCCCGAGCCGCCCGCCCGCAAATCGGTGCTGGATTTCTGCTACGTGACGGTAGGGGCCGGGGCGCAGCCGGTAGCTACCTGGCTGGCGCGGCGCGGCTACGCTGCCAGCCAGTGCGGCCTGGCCAACGTAAACCACCTCCACGACCTGTACGCCCTATTCGTGGACGAAACGCCCGATGGCCGCCACGGCTACCGGGGCCTGCTGCGCGACGCGGAAACCTCTCAGGACGTGCTGCTCTCGGCCGTACCGAAGGGGGAGACGCCGGTGGCCTATCTGAGCTTCAACCGCAACGGCTACAGCACCTACTGCCGGGTATTTCGGGAGTACCAGGAGTGGGAGCAGAAGCGCAACCCCGAGCGGTACCAGAACACGGTGCAGCACGGCAAAAACTACGACGCCAAGAACATGCTGCACGTGTTCCGGCTACTGGGCATGGCCGAGGAAATTGCCACCACTGGCCGCCTGCACGTGCGCCGCCCCAACCGGGAGTTCCTGCTGCAAATCCGCCGCGGCGAGTTCGAGTACGAGCAGTTGGTAGCCGAGGCCGAAGCCCTGGTAACCCGCGTAGAAGCCTCCTTTGCCGCCTCCGGTTTGCCCGAAACCCCCGACCGGGAAGCTGCTGAGAAACTGCTGGTGCAGGTGCGACGGGCGTGGTACGCAGCGTAG